TTGGATTATATTTTAAGAAAGAAAAGCAAATATGTTCAAGTTTTGGATATTTATCTTCAGAGAATTCCATTTTTAAGCTCGGGATAACTAATTATCGTAATATTTAAAAGAGTCAAATTTCTTACACTAACTACGAATAACCTTTAAACTACAATGAAAATTACCCAGGATAACTAATCATCGTAATATTTATCTAcagaaaattctatttttaaacCCAGGATAAACTAATCATCGTAATATTTAAAAGAGTCAAATTTCTTACACTAACTACTACTAACCTTTAAACTACAATGAAAAAAAACTTGAATTCTGTCCTTCAACAAGGTATATTCAACAAACCAACATCGAGTTGGCCTAGTGGTAAGGGGTTGCGGCTGTAATTACCGCCACATGGGTTCAACTCGCGGTGGGAGAGACTATTTATAATGTTTGGGTTCCCGGCAAAGAGTTGAAACCACATTTTTTCAACAATTGAATcaccattaattaattatttgtacATAAAGAAGATTATTACTCCCTACGTTCCCGAAAGTACAATTTTCTAGAGTTTAttcttgttccacaaaaataattgtttttatattttaaggcACTTTTGTATActttaagaaacattaattgtgaatatttgaactgattaaattttattggtggatagttattggaaaagttaaaaaataaattgttaattaaattgtaaacatttattatattgttaataaacatgaaaactCTAAAATATCTTACTTTTTCGAGAACATatgtaatattattttagatCAATTATCTGTCAGAAGTCTCCTAAATTGAAGATTAATTAACATTTAGAccccaaaaaaatgaagattaATAATCATTATGATCAATTGGTATTACTATTTTCCGTAGATCAATTTCATTTGGATGATTATACAATTTTGTTcatagtttataattatttgGGCTATTTCACAATTTGGAACAAATCtaataaaatacagaaaagaGCATTGTGTCAATCAAATTAATATTCGAAGTTCAATCTTATCCAACACAAAGTAGGGTTTGAATCACATCGAGAAAAATCAACAGAAATATGATCGTTTCGGATTCTGAAAATGTGAATTGGACAAAAGCATAGACAGTTATGtcgagtttggggtttggatcTGCAATGTCTTGAAACCCacaaaataaagtaaaagttTATTAGCCGCATCGAGACCCACAAAATAGATATACAAGAATACAACTACACTTATGTCGGTTTTAGAAAAAaccctaagagcatgattatccacAGAAACTCATTTGTGTTTCTTAAGgattatttaagtatataaatgtaCTTTAGTGGACTTAAGAACTTTATTTAAGAAACTATTCGATTTTGTGCCTCCAAtggtagtttcttaattaaggattcttaaaaaaaaaattcctaaccACAACCTAACTCAAACAAGCATATTCAAACAAAGCAAACAGTCCTAACATTTTGACATGAATCTAACATATTTATTACCAAGCAAACAATCCTAACCACAACCTAACTCAAATGCGTTTTCCTTAACTACAAcctaactcaaacaaacatttATTAACAAGAgcagtaaagaaaaaaaagaagagttgAAGAAGAGTACAGTTTTGGTCGATTACCTCAACTCTCAAACTTGGTGTAGTCACTGCCGGAGATCATAGTCTGCTACCACGCCTTCCCTGCTGCTTTGATTGCCAAAGCCTCCTCCTCTCACATTAACATATTCAAACCACAGTTAAAAACAAACACTTTACGGAAACCACACTCGAGAAGAGCTCTAACATATCCATTCTAATTTTGTCACTATATACCAAAAAGACAACATTTGAGATCACTTCAAAAGGATGCAACTTGCGCCATGGCTTATAGGAAAACACAGATATGAAGATTCTTGGTCTTGATGTAATCTTACTTATCTACAATGAGTTGCTTCATTTCTTGCAGTCAGACCTTTGATATGTTCTTCCAAGAACCACTTTCAAAACCGTCTCAAATAtattaagttttctttttctcatgGACTTGAGATGAAGAAGCACTGGTCAAGCAAAACATGTTTCTCTCTGAAATCCAGTGAATTGAAAAGGAGAAAGacttcgaccaaaaaaaaaggagagacaAGTAGAAGTGTGATAAAGCACAGTTATGAAATTCATTCGTGGCATAACCAAAAACTGAAGTTTTCCcaatcaacaacaaaaacatcataAACCCAAAACAAAGTTACAGTCAACCTGTATAACAATCCATTCTTGAAATCAATCTTAAGAACTTGGTCATCAGTTATTCCTCATCCGATAACAAAGtattaatcaaaaaaatcaCCTTAGCTTGGAGTAGCAGACGAACGCGGACGCTGCAACCAAACCAGCACCAACCAATGGCCACCACAACTCTACTCCTATATCAACctttgtgtttctctctctGATACCAGGCTTCATGGCTCTCTCTTTCAACTCAACTATCATCTCTCTCGCTTCCGTGTATGCAAGATTTGTGTTTCTCTCTCTGAGAACCATGTTTTCCCCAATCTTCTTACATTAAACCACCTTCTTATCAAGGACATCATTGTTATCGGTTTGTTGAGTGGAAGATGATGGCTCTGATGACGAATCTGAAGCCGCCTTGGGATGACGCTTCCTCATCGTGTTCAGGATCTGATCTGGCAATGGTAATGGCGAAAACAGAGGTTCTGATGAGGAAATTATACCAAATCTTGCATACACGGAATCACAGAATCAGACAATTTTCAAACCTGAGGATCGGAGTTGCAGAGGGCGAGTCCGGTGCTGCTGGCCTGAAGACGAACTCAATCACCACCACGAGCCAAGCCTGATTCGAAGGATGAAGAAGTCCCAAGGCGGAGGTGAGACGCGACGGCGAGCTGGTAACGGAGAAGCGACGACTCCGAAGCTTCGGGACAGGATACCACCACTCGAGCTCAGCCACAGATACCTGAAGACGGATGAGCCTGGAGGAGAGCTccaacggagaaaacaaagcaacgaaagaaaaaaaatgtggtGCTGACACGTGGTTGAAAAACCACTCTTAAAACCGATCACCAAAATACTCTATCAAGGATCGATAAAAatccttttcttttgttttgatttaattaaatcatcAATTTTATCTAAGGACACCAGTAAGGATTCCCGATAATGATGGTCTAAGACATACATGTATtacttttgtaatttaaagCATGTTTAAAGCATCTCCAAGAGCAACCTTAAAACCTTAAATATAAGGTTTTATCTACTCCAAGAACaactttaaaacttcaaattataAGGTTTTGTACAGTGAAACCTTATATTTGAGGCTTTACTGTACAAAACCTTATATTCGAGGTTTCATATTTATTTGgtctttatatttttctgtcTTTTAAAAATCTTCATAACTTTCTTGTTTATCATTTTAGTCCATAcaatttaatatcttttatatattcttataaattcaacttttacatataaatttcaataaatatataaatgattaaataaaaacaaagcataatattttaataatattaaacaaatattatacaAGACAATATTACATCAAACAAGTtaatacaaaaactaaaaatgcataaaataaaattacataagCAATATTACAATTATACTAATATTCTGGTAAACCTGATCCCGAACCTTCAATATCACTAAAAAGTTGTCCATAAAAAGTTGGTGCATTGGGAGGCTGTTGTTGTCCTCGAGTTCTTTTCTTTataattctttcttgttcagatcGAATAAACTCACGAGTAGTATGATCACTGATAGATTCTAGgtttgttaacaacattttaTTCTCTTCATGCATTTCTTTAACGGCTAGTTTTTTTACTTGGTTTTGCATATGTAGCTGAGTTAATTCAAAATTCTTCTCCCTAGCTGAtgcatttgtttttaaaaaaccaATGACTTGTTCATTTGATGAAACCAAAGTGTCAACTGAAGAATTGTTACCTTCTGAGatttttcttttgagttttgCTTTCTTTGATCCAATGGGACGCTGTGATGAATTTGATCCACCATCATCACTACTTAAGTTGATTGAAAATGAAGACAATCCCGGAGATTGTGATGTTGGAGAACCAGCAACATTGCTTTCTTGAGTGTTTGGACTACCAAAATTAACATTGTCGGTAAATTTTGGGATATCCTTCATCAAAACCCACACATGGTCAAATTTAAAACCTTTTTTCAGTTTTGAATTTTGAACCAATAATTTCTTTGCCTTTTTCATCtgcatgaaagataaaattattaaaattttaaataaatatcatatataaatgaagctaaaaagaaaaatacttaCAATATCATATTCAGATGCACCACTTGGATTCAGATTCTCCACTTGGCTTATGCAGctcttcaaatttctaacaGCATAAACGAAAATACTCGGTTTCAACAATTTTTAACTCataatctacaaataaaaaataaagaagctcATCTCTCGCTTCGAAATGCATTAATTGATCATATATGGAAGCATTATgggaataataataataataatgaataatgtatttttaagttttttatttatatgtaatatgctaTTAAAATGTAATAGTTTATTAATAAttgttgtttaaaatatttttgttgtatgattttaaattatataaaagttgTATGCTTTTATTTGAGGTTTGTATAATGCAAGGACTCTTAtgtaaaaactgaaaatttttaaagtttttttttaagtttactcTTGGAGAAGGTCACCCTTAAACCTCAAATATAAGGTTCAGTAAACCTCAAATATAAAGTTGctcttggagatgctctaagtcgACAAAAATAAGAATTTAAGCATGAACAAACATATACATACACACGTACGCTTCTCTATCATAATTCATAAATACGActagtttaacttttttttttttttcatgacttaattaaagaaaaaacttaACAGGTTCATaccaaaatcattttaaattgtgAATTTTGAATTGTGAATATAGAAATATCCATATTCTAGCCACAACCCAACATCTcatcccatatatatataaataaaaatcaaaggAAAGACATGTTCACGAACTTtcgtttttaatcaaataatcttacaaaaaaatcatttgacGATTTGTTCATATATAAATCCTGGATATTAATTAGGACTCTTATACACAAATTAATACATAAACTCATAAAATTCGATAATATTGACTTACAAGTGAAGAACCATGTAGAAAGATTGAGGCTTTCTCGATTCAAGACCTACTTTCTTGATATGGCGGCACTTTCGCTTCGAGATTTGatcaactaaaataaattagagAACCATCAAATTACAGACATATGGAAACAGCAAATGGGAtcaagattagggttttattgATGTGACCATCAACGGGTGAAACTGCCACATGATCTGATCTTCCCTGATCAAatctacatatataatatatagagagagaagtTAAGATCATGCTGGCAGCTTCATCAGATGCTGGTGCGCTTCTCCTACATATGGTAAGTACAATACTGTTTGGTGATACAAACGAGAGAGAGTGAGTGATATGAAAGGAAGATGATGAAAAAGCTGATTTAAATAGACTTGATTCATTGTAtacatactatattttaaaaataaaataagtaaagtatatatgaaggGTATCCATATAGTTTACTCAAAGGCTAATTGAGCTAGCTACATTTCGAGTAGGATTGTGGGAAAAGAAATAAACTAGTAATGACAATttccatattattttatttaaaagccATAGACTTTTAtatctcttttttatttaaaaagccATAGActtctatattattttatgtgaaTATAAATATACCTgatttttaatacaatttttaaatagCAGTAactgttttaaatttttgttaaataGTAACTGTTTTTGTTTCTACAACCCAAATAGTAATATCGATCTAACGTGAACTATATACTCTTTTGTTTGTTGAGGATTAACTAGAACATAAACTTATACTAGGATATGACCCGCACTTAAAAGTGCGGGATTATTTttgttgaaaatatattaatatgtctATTTGttcattaatatatttagacgCGGTCATAATTTCTGAATCGCTTccatattgtttttgtttttttttgtttgattttgattcGATTGTGTTTTTTTGGTTTCCGGTCAATATTAAAAaccaaattaaatttcaaattcaATTCGAGCACGTGGGTCTTGATAGGGATATTGAATTTTCGATCTTGGTTATCCTTTAAATAGATATATTTGCCAttacattttctattttttattttttgttataacaatcAAATGTTTCCCCGATACCACTTAGATTAACAcgttaactaatatattttgtgtatatatatatatatatatatattttttttttttttgattcacATATTAAATAGGTATACATAACCGATCCGAAACCGAACTGAAACTGAATCGAGACCGAACCGATATCTCATAAGTACCCATTGGGTATACAAATGATTTATCTGATATATCTGGAACCGAATGGTTCCTaccctaaaccgaaccgaatacccGAATTCCCAGGACTAAAAGCTTATATGCAGACAATATTGTGTTCATAgttagaatttttaattttgtaatgtTTCATATGGTTAAAGATGAACAAAACATGAAACAATTTGATCTTTCGGTGGATAGGTATTGATCTGAGAAGAAGCAGaacgataatatatataaacatgatcGTCAATTAGTATTATTGTATTATTCTTCTATACTAACATGATTTCCAATTAGAGTTATTGCATTATTCTTGTATATGGAGCTTGGAATATAAGCTAAGACGATCATGTATAGTAACATGAAGTTCAATTAGAGTTATTGTATTATTATTCTAATAGTTAATAACGTACCGGTTTGTTAGTTTAATTGCCGATGGTTTTAGTAAATTAGATTTTGGTTAACTTTAAATATTCAGATATATTATTTAGGTAGCgtgtaaaattttattgtaaCAAACTTGTGAAGGTCAAACATATGTAGTgtactaataaaaatgaaagagtccaaaatttaaaaataacttttttatggtagataaaatTTAGTACTCTAAATTAATATAGTAGATAAGGACTGTGATTGGTGAGGTATCGTTAACTGGACAAATAAGTGAAAGACAAATAACTGTATATGAACTATTGCTTTAATATAATTAACTAGTATCTATGTAATTATTCAATCAACTAACTGATGCTTTTGTCTTCCAGCACATAGTTTAGAATCATAGCTTTTTAGGGATTATGATTAATGCACCAAcccttaattatattttaagagcTATGGTAACTTCTCTCTAATTAAGTGATCAAAGAAAAAGTTAATATCAAGATAACAACATCATAACCAAACTTATTATATCATTTAGAAGTTGTCTTAATTCATTGTATTTAGTTTGCTGTAACCTAATTATTGGTTCTTTGAAGAACCCGATTAACCATATAGACGTCATCCCAAGAACATTCGGATAAATTTACCAGATCACAGCTCACAACTATTCAAAGTTCCAAAACTAAATTTATCCTTTTTTATCCTAACCGAAAAAACTGATCTAAACTTCTTCAACATGCACACATCTGTTTTTATGAGTTTGACGTAAGAGACGAACAAAAGGTTTTCGATTCGTGAGTTTTCGCCTACACGAAAGTTATGTTAGTTCTTTGTATGTGtccaatttctttttttttttttttttttttgtgttttccaCTTGACCATTTTGTTAGGATTTGGCGCAATCGAATGtatattaattagttttgaaCGCATATTATAATAttcatttgaaaataataattttattaaaacatatatatatatatatatatatatcattattatATGCACtatttcggaaaaaaaaatcagcatataaataaaactaaatagaaaaaatgagaaaaagaggaaaaagggagaaaaaaattatttatcgaaAAAATTGGGAAATATCAGAGGTTCATTTAACTCCTATATTCAATGTTtaattatgtaaattttttattaaaatttatattaaaatatctatttactaataCATTATTGAAATCCAGACGAAAATATTTATTacctgatttattttttttttaaattattttatgtatcatTGATATGTCTTTTGTatgttttttcattaattagatggttattaaaaaaacttattcaactatttttatattaaataaaattaaaatttatttattattttatcataaattatgaGAATTGTCATATGGATGACTGCTATATAAACAATTACGTAAATAACTCAATTATACTAAAATGAAAATctgtaatatatttatttccatTAACCtgcataaataataataatttatatcgTTAAAATTTGAACTGTAAACATTTTGGTGTAAAAgcattaataaacactagactTTCGGGTAACTACTCATTTTATGAATGTATAACATTGATACTatcacaaatattttaaatatatgatttatattttagtgttatatattgtgtaactctATAATCTTATTGATTAAATTTCGTATTtggcattattaatatataatgaattGTTTTAgacattttactttgttattaattaGTATTACATACTAGTACATTTTCAAGGACTTTGGTACAATGAATTCatagtataaaatattaaataatcaaatagaaaatatccttcaaatatttttttttagtttctacAGCTtgcatattatacattttaaaaatgtatttagttatactatagaaagatttttgtttagaataatttatatgtccatattgtgtttaaaaaatactttagattatattattttagtatattgcagaatttttataattaagtaaatacatttttcagtttaaataaTTTAGCCCTAttgttttagtatattttataaatagagcatctatcatattattttattatatttttgctgttatgatattaaatttttgatttttttttgttattaacttaaattttcaaaatattataccaCTTTTATTttacaacatgttttttttttgtatcgcatttcaaaaaacattatattttagcTTCTACAATTttgtcttttgtaaaatttggaatattagtttgaaatatttaatttttaaattataaatttggtCAAgagaaattttagaaattttcacaACTATTTTTGAGCTTGGAAAATTATatgactttttattttatttttgttactaaactattacattattttattttaaaaaacagaaattttaggtaatattttaattatttttttcaaaatattttattataactaaaaataaacattaaatttatagttaaaattgtTTCTCATTGGTATCTTTAgtgaattattaaaatttcaaaattttcaaataacatattttgtaaataagacTTAAACTAAGGGTTAGTTATATACCATTATGTGTTGTCTATAATTACCCATGAgtcggatccggatatccgaaaaatttagggtatccggatccggatccggatctgtcggatccgtggatttaatatccggatccggattcgtggtttccggatatccgggtttcggatatccgtctcgatattctattatccgcggatatccggatccgtcaaaataattaaaaatattttttttaacaaaaatactattttttaatataatacataaattaaatatttataaatatatttatatatgtttataatattgtaaaaactaaaatataatattataagattaattcatgtataaatattaacatatcaaaataaatattaataaaatttaaaaaaattaatgtattttaaaaatacggatccgaatccggatatccggacctaaaaattaagatatccggattcggattcggtttgcacggatccaagattttactatccggattcggatccgggcaccccagatatcctattttcagagcggatccggagcggatctcggattgaatccggatctcggataataagtctcaTGCTTATCTATAatcatattttgataatatattgttgtgatttttaaaataaataatagataatatatatatatagatataaaagtttaacatttgttaacaattttatttttggtacaaaaattccgtataatttatgaattttaatatttttaaacgcTGATTgatactttatttatttaaatgaaagtaattttaataatattaatttagaaattttatataatttttatatttaattcatatgttacttctattttaatataatatataattataaatttctaaaataacatagaacttttaatttttgttttattgtaaaattttatttcaaattattttataataacattatattaataattactaaattaatgaatgcattaatttagaaaaatatttaaatttttagtaaGATTTGCTAAATAGATTTTgctataaataaaatgaaaatgaaaatttacagttaaaattgatttattagtaatatctttataattattaagatttttatatatgttatatttttaatagattaatgtatataatcaaatatatgtaattaataaaatggaGTTAGTATGACATTTTATGGTAAATAAAATTTGTACTTActtttttaatagagaagaagaTTTGATCAACTGGTAGAACTAATTAATGAGTACAAATGCTATtggataatttatttaaaattttaaaatatatttataatattattttgaccAATGAAATGTGTATATAATTATgcttataatatattaatgtacTAGTCGgattaatttttacaaaaaaaaaacttatcttgCTGCGCATATCTCTCTCTACACCATACTTCTacgtttttgatttttattggtttatgtgaaaataatttgCGGGCATTCTCTAACGGACAAACACCAACATTATTCTTTTGTAATATCCATGACATATAGAACGTTACAAAtgctatataattaaatatttactttgtCTTTTTCAACGAGACGCACACGCATACATAATGTATTCAGGGGTGATGCACGTATAATAGATCTCCAACTTTGATTGGTGAAGGAAAAAATCGTACAAATAAAACATTAGTTTTTAGGGTTCAAAATCACTACCCCTACACtatatttgagaagtgattttgccacatgtcctctttacaatcaatttcacaaaacaaatatgatatgactactgaaattgatgacagaGCTTCCGAAAAAATATGACttggataatttcatttaacgttgatttatatttttggcataattattagaatatggtaataattcatatgttacatttaatattgatattttttattggtaaactttttttaaatatggtaatagctcatacaccttctataaaataaatatatttatatataatatttcaaattactatttttgtataattatacaatttgtattactaaaagtttcaaaaatttctacaattttttaaaaatttaaatatcgaATCTTAAGaacattagtttcttatatatctacaaattttataaatattgtttacgctaaatttttgataattatacaattatatatcattttattagttttatacaaactgatttaatatatatcaaatctatattaaatattagtaagaaaatagtaaaatctataatatttaataaaatttatttttaaatataagttagatttaaaaaactccttactgcacatggtgcaagAAAATACCtagtaataaatatatgttacgTGATAAGATTAAAGTGgaaatctaacaataaataaaaGGAAGATATCATCAATGGGGAAGAGGTCCACGTCGGATTAATAATTCAGACCAATCATAGAGTTGTATTGTGCCATGTCATCTATTCCTCACACGTCAAAAATTAGTTCGATTAAATCGACTTCATCTTCCTCCTTTTCCTCGAAGAAACCCAATCGTTTCACCTCTTCTCCTCTGTAACGTTAAAATCAGGTCTgagcgttcgggtacccgttggcgttcgggtcgggtttttcgAATTTTGGTTCTTTTTTATAACACTTCCTAGGTCacattctagtaaatttgcaaGTACAGGTCGGGTTCAGATATACCACATTGGATTCGGatcggttttgtatcacatcataggatccataaagtaatcatatatcattcggattcgggttatatcatatcggttcggatatacccgaaataaaatctaaaatttaaaagtaaaacataagaaatatatatttatttttatataattaagtatttaaggtagttatttaaattttaaatacttattgttagataacatatcaaaataaatatgaaattgaatatttgaagtatattgtatattattttggacattcggatcggtttcttcggatatttttttggattttttgaattttttggtttttttggtttttcgggttacccgttcgggttcggttgaCAACACTTTgggttcggatatgttttgtaccaccttacaagacccattcggatattttttacattttgggCCGGAtacggatcgggtttttcggtttgggttcggttcggatttcgggttacgGATATTATGTCCAAGCCTAGTTcaaattagaattttttatatcaAGAGGCACTTTATCACTTTTCAATTACATCCAAGACCACAATGCACTTGCAAGACACTTTCTCATGGGACCTACAGAGAGAATATACATATTTGCCCTtaatgaaaagaaaatgagatatttcttagacaagagaaaagataaaatgtgtttctttattattgttta
This genomic stretch from Brassica napus cultivar Da-Ae chromosome C9, Da-Ae, whole genome shotgun sequence harbors:
- the LOC111209643 gene encoding uncharacterized protein LOC111209643; amino-acid sequence: MILTSLSIYYICRFDQGRSDHVAVSPVDVDQISKRKCRHIKKVGLESRKPQSFYMVLHLNLKSCISQVENLNPSGASEYDIMKKAKKLLVQNSKLKKGFKFDHVWVLMKDIPKFTDNVNFGSPNTQESNVAGSPTSQSPGLSSFSINLSSDDGGSNSSQRPIGSKKAKLKRKISEGNNSSVDTLVSSNEQVIGFLKTNASAREKNFELTQLHMQNQVKKLAVKEMHEENKMLLTNLESISDHTTREFIRSEQERIIKKRTRGQQQPPNAPTFYGQLFSDIEGSGSGLPEY